CTCTGCATATTAAAAAATTTTTTAATAATATCTTTAGAATCAATATTAATTGGTAAAAAGTCCAATTATCCCTCCAGAAATAGCCTTGCTTGTTTTAGCTTCAGCATACCTTGATATAGTTCATCTCTATCATCTTGAAGCTTTTGAATAAAACTTTGCACAATCTCTCTAGCGCAAATCAAATCGTCAATATTATCAAAGTTTGGTAAATTCTCTATTAAATCAAGGACTTTTTTGTCATTTTTATTTACACTTGCAATTTTTAACTCATTTAGCCAAGCTTTAGAGTTCATATTGATGAATCTCTCTCCAAGCCTCCAATAACCCTCTTGTAACTTTGATCACTATATCAATTTTTTCTGTATTATTTTCTACATTTGCTTGAGTTAGGAATTTTATTTGTTGCATATAAAGGCCTGTTAGATAATGTGCTACATCTCCGCCATTTTCATAATCAAGCACATTTAAAAGCTCTGTAAAAATATCTGTAGTCCTATTTATATAATAAATCTTTTTTTCTATATCACCTATTTCAATTCCTCTTTTTGCAAGAGATGAAAAACGAAGTATCCCCTCATATAGCATTTCAATTAATTTTGGTTGAGATTCTATTTTTGAGTGAGTTTGCTGATATACATTATAAGCATTTTGACTATTCATAAATTTCCTTAATAACTCTTAATTTTTTCTTTTATCTGCTAGTGATTGTTCTATCATCATATTTAAACTATTAAAT
Above is a window of Helicobacter sp. MIT 99-5507 DNA encoding:
- the fliS gene encoding flagellar export chaperone FliS, giving the protein MNSQNAYNVYQQTHSKIESQPKLIEMLYEGILRFSSLAKRGIEIGDIEKKIYYINRTTDIFTELLNVLDYENGGDVAHYLTGLYMQQIKFLTQANVENNTEKIDIVIKVTRGLLEAWREIHQYEL